From Proteiniborus sp. MB09-C3, the proteins below share one genomic window:
- a CDS encoding AEC family transporter: MTVLTQTMILFILILIGFIIKKKNVISDQMIKDLSGLILNVTLPFMMITAMNYSFSLEMLNNSVLTFIYGAISYGIVIIIAIIFNKVFKPDEPQKGVYSFLIVFPNTGFMGFPILKAMFGDIGIFYGAIYNLLFNLLTWTLGVKYMTAHNAIEDKTNSGLKNFINPGIISVFIGLLVFISPVKLPNIIYSPLKLLGDTTTPLAMLVAGAMLADIKISEVLSNKKLYILAVIRLLIAPISMILIFSVFKVPDIVKGVLVTLTGMPSAVNTAIFATKYNSDSKLASQGVFITTLLNMLTAPLIIYLLTL, encoded by the coding sequence ATGACAGTACTTACCCAGACAATGATTTTATTTATTTTAATATTAATAGGCTTCATAATTAAAAAGAAAAATGTAATATCAGACCAGATGATAAAAGATTTATCTGGACTAATATTAAACGTAACACTTCCATTTATGATGATAACAGCTATGAACTACAGCTTTTCATTAGAAATGCTTAATAACTCTGTGCTAACCTTCATATATGGAGCTATTTCATACGGTATAGTCATAATAATTGCAATTATATTCAATAAAGTATTTAAACCTGATGAGCCTCAAAAAGGTGTGTATAGCTTTTTAATAGTATTCCCTAACACTGGTTTTATGGGATTTCCCATATTAAAAGCCATGTTCGGAGACATAGGAATATTTTATGGAGCAATATACAATCTTCTATTCAATCTGTTGACATGGACACTAGGAGTAAAATATATGACTGCTCATAATGCAATTGAAGATAAAACCAATTCAGGATTGAAAAACTTCATAAATCCTGGAATTATCTCAGTATTTATAGGACTGCTAGTTTTCATATCTCCAGTAAAGCTGCCGAATATAATCTACAGTCCATTAAAGCTATTAGGAGATACAACTACACCCCTTGCAATGCTTGTAGCAGGAGCAATGCTAGCAGATATAAAAATATCAGAAGTACTGAGCAATAAAAAGCTTTATATACTAGCAGTTATAAGACTCCTCATAGCCCCTATATCAATGATACTAATATTTTCCGTATTCAAAGTGCCAGATATAGTGAAAGGGGTACTAGTAACATTAACAGGTATGCCATCAGCAGTAAACACAGCTATATTCGCAACCAAATACAATTCTGATTCAAAATTAGCATCCCAAGGAGTATTTATTACAACACTGCTAAATATGCTAACAGCACCATTGATAATTTATTTACTAACATTATAA
- the fabZ gene encoding 3-hydroxyacyl-ACP dehydratase FabZ, whose protein sequence is MLNNIEIQNIIPHRYPFLLVDKIIELEEGKKAIGIKNVTINEPFFQGHFPNNPLMPGVLIVEAMAQVGAVAVMTLEENKDKLAVFAGIDDVRFKKQVRPGDTLKMEVELISMRRGIGKAEAVAYVDGEVACKGTLMFGIIDK, encoded by the coding sequence ATGCTAAACAACATAGAAATACAAAACATAATCCCCCACAGATACCCTTTCCTTCTAGTAGACAAGATAATAGAACTAGAAGAAGGGAAAAAAGCAATCGGAATAAAAAATGTAACTATAAATGAGCCTTTCTTTCAAGGACATTTTCCAAATAATCCATTAATGCCAGGAGTACTAATAGTAGAAGCTATGGCACAAGTAGGAGCAGTGGCAGTCATGACTCTAGAGGAAAACAAAGACAAACTAGCAGTATTTGCAGGCATAGATGATGTAAGATTTAAAAAACAAGTAAGACCCGGAGACACACTAAAGATGGAAGTAGAGCTTATATCCATGAGAAGAGGAATAGGCAAAGCAGAAGCAGTAGCATATGTAGATGGAGAAGTGGCTTGTAAAGGAACTTTGATGTTTGGGATAATAGATAAATAG